One window of Hoplias malabaricus isolate fHopMal1 chromosome 16, fHopMal1.hap1, whole genome shotgun sequence genomic DNA carries:
- the sbno2b gene encoding si:ch73-63e15.2 isoform X3 yields MSLMQFWTKFYADLGRPLPKDLSCLDDPSNTSLFSSPADSLSEYAETSVLLPDGLATVPTLWDINTPTQNQELNCNRFQGIRSLDDFAAIIQTPSLTSIQRPQPEEEEEVEEEETEELGHVDTFADYKPSKSTIGHSHPDRVVETNTLSSVPPPDITYTLSIPESISDKGLLSALQLEAIIYACQQHEVILQNNQRAGFLIGDGAGVGKGRTVAGIILESWLKGRKKSLWFSVSNDLKYDAERDLQDIGAPNILVHALNKIKYGDTATSEGVLFATYSALIGESQAGGQLRTRLKQILDWCGSDFDGVIIFDECHKAKNATSTKMGKAVLDLQNKLPLARVVYASATGASEPKNMIYMSRLGIWGEGTPFRTFDDFLHAIEKRGVGAMEIVAMDMKVSGMYIARQLSFSGVSFRIEEISLDDDFKLVYNKAAKLWAEALAVFTQAADLLCMVSRKSLWGQFWSSHQRFFKYLCIAAKVRRLVELAKKELEAGKCVVIGLQSTGEARTREVLDENDGHLDKFVSAAEGVFQSLVQKHFPSEKERREKGTGNKRKRKPRGRQPKCPKQTADGRAVINISDDSSTESDAVDSDSNSSPDSLQENSDDVIFVNHTSCYASRLEEMKQGLLNKISELGKELPLNTLDELIDKFGGPEKVSEMTGRKGRVVRRPDGSVRYESRAEQGHTIDHINIKEKDRFMNGEKLVAIISEAASSGISLQADRRVNNQRRRVHMTLELPWSADRAIQQFGRTHRSNQVTAPEYIFLISELAGERRFASIVAKRLESLGALTHGDRRATESRDLSKYNFENKYGTKALDKITKAILGHIESKVPPPKDYPGGDAMFFTDMKQGMMDVGIFCKESRFGINLEKDCTITKFLNRILGLEVHKQNSLFQYFTDNFEYLIEKDKKEGKYDMGILDLAPGNDEIYNETQELFLTPGNPQEGQVTLYKISVDRGMPWDEAMKKADMLSNPEEGFYLSHKLRGTHPCVLLAEQGRGHNLVVYKPNVGKQKQPENIENIQKKYRKVTPEEARDSWENQFNFSLRKCSHANWNGRCKKIEEGQECLQGMRLRQYHVLCGALLCVWKRVADVVADITNSSILQIVRLKTREHKQVGIKIPENCVPQVREELGRMDKDVKKKRQEKELQAQEQLLAEQRRNMLQERPRDFSDFFPQPQQLPSLASLATHNPGPIHFTSISALPSFSSLSSQRNPIEGLPGLRVSSPSPLSPDSTQTGLGAMDDFNLDALTQGQQQPQQQDIIDFINALSEMPCSSILPSSSSDTMPTAAQQASTSLFPSSNIPSSSSSLFSPSLTPSSSSSSLSLFSALSPSEQHPLSLPTGNCHSDTVINAKEVLNSMLRASDNRESVIHFGLP; encoded by the exons GACCTCTCCTGTTTAGATGATCCATCCAACACCTCACTCTTCTCGTCTCCTGCCGATTCCCTGTCAGAATATGCAGAAACATCAGTCTTGTTGCCTGACGGTTTGGCAACTGTTCCTACATTATGGGACATCAACACACCAACCCAGAACCAGGAG cTCAATTGCAACCGATTTCAGGGTATAAGAAGTTTAGACGATTTCGCCGCTATAATCCAAACACCATCTCTGACAAGTATTCAG AGACCCCAgccagaggaagaggaagaggtggaggaagaggagacagaggagttgGGCCATGTGGACACCTTCGCTGACTACAAACCCTCAAAAT CTACTATTGGACATTCCCATCCGGACCGGGTTGTGGAGACCAACACTTTGTCCAGTGTCCCTCCTCCTGACATCACCTACACACTCTCCATTCCGGAGTCCATCAGCGACAAAGGCCTGCTCTCTGCTCTGCAGCTGGAGGCCATCATCTATGCATGCCAG CAACATGAGGTGATTCTACAGAACAACCAGAGAGCGGGCTTCCTCATAGGGGATGGAGCAGGAGTGGGCAAAGGTCGCACAGTGGCCGGCATCATCCTGGAAAGTTGGTTGAAGGGAAGAAAGAAATCACTGTG GTTCAGTGTCTCCAATGACCTCAAATATGATGCAGAAAGAGATCTTCAGGACATCGGTGCTCCCAATATTCTAGTGCATGCCTTGAATAAA ATAAAGTATGGAGACACAGCTACCTCAGAAGGGGTCCTATTTGCCACATACTCTGCTCTGATAGGAGAGAGCCAGGCAGGAGGTCAGCTTCGAACCAGACTTAAACAGATCCTGGACTGGTGTGGGTCTGATTTTGATGGGGTC ATCATATTTGATGAATGCCACAAAGCCAAAAATGCCACCTCCACTAAAATGGGCAAGGCTGTGTTGGACCTGCAGAACAAGCTGCCTCTTGCGAGGGTGGTGTATGCCAGTGCCACGG GTGCCTCTGAGCCAAAGAACATGATCTACATGAGCCGCCTGGGCATCTGGGGAGAAGGAACACCTTTTAGGACGTTCGATGATTTTCTCCACGCAATCGAGAAGAG aGGTGTGGGTGCCATGGAGATTGTTGCTATGGACATGAAAGTCAGTGGGATGTACATAGCTCGGCAGCTGAGCTTCTCAGGGGTCTCATTCCGAATCGAAGAGATCAGCTTGGACGATGACTTTAAACTGGTCTATAACAAAGCTGCCAAACTG TGGGCTGAGGCCTTGGCAGTATTCACTCAGGCTGCTGATCTGCTGTGTATGGTGTCCAGGAAGTCTCTGTGGGGTCAGTTCTGGTCATCCCACCAGCGCTTTTTCAAATACCTCTGCATTGCTGCCAAGGTGCGGCGTCTGGTAGAGCTGGCCAAGAAGGAGCTGGAGGCTGGCAAG TGTGTCGTGATCGGGCTGCAGTCCACAGGTGAAGCTAGAACACGTGAAGTTCTCGACGAGAACGACGGCCACCTGGACAAATTTGTGTCTGCTGCAGA GGGTGTGTTCCAGTCCCTCGTCCAGAAGCACTTCCCCTCAGAGAAAGAGCGAAGGGAAAAAGGAACAGGAAATAAGAGAAAAC GGAAGCCCCGGGGCAGGCAACCGAAATGTCCAAAGCAGACTGCGGATGGACGAGCAGTTATTAACATCAGCGATGACAGCAGCACAGAGTCTGATGCCGTGGACAGTGACTCCAACTCTTCTCCTGATTCGCTCCAGGAAAACAGTGATGATGTCATCTTCGTGAACCACACCAGCTGCTATGCCT CTCGACTAGAAGAAATGAAGCAAGGCCTTCTGAACAAAATCTCTGAGCTTGGAAAAGAACTACCTCTAAACACACTGGATGAGCTTATAGATAAATTTGGGGGCCCAGAAAAAGTATCTGAG ATGACTGGGCGTAAGGGACGTGTGGTGAGGCGGCCGGACGGGAGCGTGCGGTACGAATCCCGCGCTGAACAAGGTCACACAATCGACCACATCAACATCAAAGAGAAAGACCGCTTCATGAATGGAGAGAAG ttggTGGCCATCATTTCCGAGGCAGCCAGTTCAGGGATCTCTTTGCAGGCAGACAGACGAGTAAATAACCAGCGCAGACGTGTCCATATGACTCTGGAACTGCCCTGGAGTGCTGACCGTGCCATCCAGCAGTTTG GTCGCACTCACCGCTCCAACCAGGTCACAGCACCAGAGTATATCTTCCTAATCTCTGAATTGGCTGGCGAGAGACGCTTCGCTTCTATCGTGGCTAAGAGGCTGGAGAGCCTg GGAGCTCTAACTCATGGTGACAGAAGAGCTACAGAATCTAGAGACTTGAGCAAGTacaactttgaaaataaa TATGGAACCAAAGCTCTAGATAAGATCACAAAAGCTATCCTTGGACACATTGAGAGTAAGGTGCCCCCTCCCAAAGACTATCCTGGTGGTGATGCCATGTTCTTCACAG ATATGAAGCAAGGCATGATGGATGTTGGCATCTTCTGCAAGGAGTCTCGCTTTGGCATTAACCTTGAGAAAG ACTGCACCATCACTAAGTTCCTGAATCGAATCCTGGGTCTAGAGGTGCACAAACAGAACTCACTCTTCCAGTACTTCACGGACAATTTCGAATACCTAATCGAGAAGGACAAGAAGGAGGGCAAATATGACATGGGAATCTTGG ACCTAGCTCCTGGTAATGATGAGATTTATAATGAGACCCAGGAGTTATTTTTGACTCCCGGTAACCCTCAGGAAGGCCAGGTTACTCTGTATAAG ATCAGTGTGGACAGAGGCATGCCCTGGGATGAAGCCATGAAGAAGGCTGACATGCTTAGCAACCCAGAGGAAGGCTTTTATCTCTCCCACAAG CTGAGAGGGACACACCCATGTGTGCTGCTTGCTGAACAAGGGCGGGGTCACAACCTTGTGGTCTACAAGCCCAACGTGGGCAAACAGAAACAACCAGAGAACATAGAAAACATCCAGAAGAAGTACCGCAAG GTGACTCCAGAGGAAGCCAGGGACAGCTGGGAGAACCAGTTTAACTTCTCCTTAAGGAAATGTAGCCATGCCAACTG GAACGGGCGGTGTAAGAAGATTGAGGAGGGGCAGGAGTGTTTACAGGGTATGCGTCTGAGGCAGTATCATGTCTTGTGTGGTGCgctactgtgtgtgtggaaaCGAGTGGCTGATGTGGTGGCAGACATCACCAACTCCAGCATCTTGCAGATCGTCCGACTCAAAACAAGAGAACACAAGCAAGTGG gtATAAAGATCCCAGAGAACTGTGTCCCCCAGGTGAGAGAGGAGCTGGGAAGAATGGACAAGGATGTGAAGAAGAAGCGTCAGGAGAAGGAGCTGCAGGCTCAGGAGCAGCTTCTGGCCGAGCAGCGACGGAACATGCTGCAGGAACGTCCCAGAGacttttcagattttttccCCCAGCCTCAACAGCTGCCCAGCCTCGCAAGCCTTGCTACACACAACCCTGGCCCCATACACTTCACTTCCATCTCCGCCCtgccctccttctcctccctgTCTTCACAGAGGAACCCTATTGAAGGTCTCCCTGGCTTGAGGGTCAGCAGTCCTTCTCCCCTCTCACCGGACAGCACGCAGACCGGCCTGGGAGCGATGGACGACTTTAACCTGGACGCTTTAACGCAGGGGCAGCAGCAGCCACAGCAGCAGGACATCATCGATTTCATCAACGCTCTGTCGGAAATGCCCTGCAGCTCCATCCTCCCGTCCTCTTCCTCAGACACAATGCCCACGGCCGCACAGCAAGCCTCAACCAGCCTCTTCCCTAGCTCCAACATcccttcctcttcctcatctcttttctccCCCTCGCTCACGCCATCTTCGTCATCTTCCTCTCTGTCACTCTTTTCTGCCCTTTCACCTTCGGAGCAGCACCCCCTCTCTTTACCCACTGGTAACTGTCACAGTGACACAGTTATCAACGCCAAAGAGGTACTGAACAGCATGCTGCGTGCCTCAGACAATCGCGAGTCTGTCATCCACTTCGGACTGCCCTAG